A single Campylobacter concisus DNA region contains:
- a CDS encoding DNA-deoxyinosine glycosylase, translating to MSQVHPFKPIFDKNSKILMLGSFPSVVSRKIGFYYANPQNRFWRVLARILNAPLPVSTDEKIKFLLAHRIAIYDAAISCEIKGSSDAKMTAVAPVNLVPIFKVAKITQVYANGGKAHEICEKYLKTQILNATGKEAVKLPSTSPANANFSLERLVQEWAVVAEALKDG from the coding sequence ATGAGTCAAGTCCATCCTTTTAAACCGATTTTTGATAAAAACTCTAAAATTTTAATGCTCGGATCCTTTCCTTCCGTCGTTTCTCGTAAAATTGGCTTTTACTACGCAAATCCGCAAAATCGCTTTTGGCGTGTTCTGGCCAGGATTTTAAACGCTCCGCTGCCTGTTAGCACGGATGAGAAGATAAAATTCCTGCTCGCTCACCGCATCGCCATCTACGACGCTGCGATATCCTGCGAGATAAAGGGCTCGAGCGACGCCAAAATGACTGCCGTTGCGCCTGTAAATTTAGTGCCGATCTTTAAAGTCGCAAAGATCACGCAAGTCTACGCCAACGGCGGCAAGGCGCACGAAATCTGCGAAAAATATCTAAAAACTCAAATTTTAAATGCGACAGGCAAAGAGGCCGTCAAACTGCCTTCAACTAGCCCTGCAAATGCAAATTTTAGCCTTGAAAGGCTCGTGCAAGAGTGGGCGGTCGTCGCGGAGGCGCTAAAAGACGGATAA